From the genome of Xiphophorus couchianus chromosome 6, X_couchianus-1.0, whole genome shotgun sequence, one region includes:
- the armc6 gene encoding armadillo repeat-containing protein 6 translates to MSKRRITQETFDAAVRENMEEFEMDPDEALREAVEQFESQGVDLSCIVKVVPAASSDDNQEEQTHEVLQALESLRIGNDTAALPDATADIKCFTEQCSLGFAQRYLAAQKGAYPVILSYCKKSVEERDCALAGLSALAALTDGQPDLLDKEGQQFLVDVLQKYQADSSVTCVAICAVRHCCIKHEQNRQDLVKGGMLPLLTRAIMRHSGCAVLVKEASWALRVMTFDDDVRATFGHAHEHAKSIVLEHNGLKILIEAAKAHLSNTSALSELCATLSRLAVRNEFCQDICDLGGLKFMMTLLADSYESPELVRQVLSAIRALAGNDDVKDTVVNAGGVDLIVIAMNRHINNPAVCEQACACLSVLALRKPNNCKVIVENGGVIAAVQAMKIHPGSVNVQKQACMLIRNLVARMRNYCQQILELGAEALICQAVQTHEDCGDIGKAALRDLGCKVELRELWTGKHGSITN, encoded by the exons ATGTCGAAGCGACGCATCACCCAAGAAACATTTGATGCTGCTGTCCGGGAAAACATGGAGGAGTTTGAGATGGATCCAGATGAGGCTCTGAGGGAAGCCGTGGAGCAGTTTGAGTCTCAGG GTGTGGATCTCAGTTGCATAGTGAAAGTTGTTCCTGCTGCGTCATCTGATGACAATCAAGAAGAGCAAACTCACGAGGTCTTACAG GCTTTGGAATCTCTCCGGATTGGAAACGACACCGCCGCTCTGCCTGATGCGACAGCAGACATAAAATGCTTCACTGAGCAGTGCTCACTTGGATTTGCGCAGAGGTACTTGGCTGCTCAGAAAGGCGCGTATCCCGTCATTCTCTCCTACTGCAAAAAGAGCGTGGAGGAGCGAGATTGCGCCTTGGCTGGGCTGTCTGCTCTGGCCGCGCTGACAGACGGACAGCCAGACCTGTTGGACAAAGAGGGACAGCAGTTTCTTGTAGATGTTCTTCAGAAGTACCAGGCAGATTCATCGGTGACGTGTGTCGCCATCTGTGCGGTGCGTCACTGCTGCATAAAGCATGAGCAGAACAGACAGGATCTGGTAAAAGGCGGAATGCTGCCGCTGCTTACCCGTGCCATAATGCGACACAGCGGCTGCGCTGTGCTTGTCAAAGAGGCCTCCTGGGCCCTTCGGGTCATGACATTTGATGACGATGTCCGGGCTACTTTTGGGCATGCTCACGAACACGCCAAGAGTATTGTTCTAGAGCACAATGGACTGAAGATTTTAATTGAGGCTGCTAAAG CTCATCTTAGCAACACTTCTGCTCTGAGTGAACTGTGTGCCACTTTATCCCGACTGGCTGTCAGGAACGAGTTTTGCCAAGACATCTGTGATCTGGGAGGATTAAAATTCATGATGACTTTACTTGCGGACAGCTATGAGTCACCG GAGTTGGTCCGGCAGGTCCTTAGTGCCATACGGGCATTAGCAGGAAATGATGATGTGAAGGACACAGTCGTTAATGCTGGTGGGGTTGACCTTATTGTTATTGCCATGAACCGACATATCAACAACCCTGCT GTCTGTGAGCAGGCCTGCGCGTGCCTCTCTGTTCTTGCACTGCGAAAACCCAACAACTGTAAAGTCATCGTGGAGAACGGAGGTGTCATAGCTGCTGTGCAGGCCATGAAGATCCATCCGGGTTCTGTGAATGTACAG aaacaagcatGCATGCTGATAAGAAATCTTGTTGCGAGAATGCGTAACTACTGCCAACAAATCCTGGAACTGGGAGCAGAAGCTCTGATATGTCAGGCTGTGCAGACACACGAAGACTGTGGAGACATCGGTAAAGCTGCTCTCAGAGATCTGGGATGTAAAGTGGAGCTTCGTGAGCTCTGGACTGGGAAACATGGCAGCATTACCAACTAA
- the slc25a42 gene encoding mitochondrial coenzyme A transporter SLC25A42: protein MSGESAGMGSGVQKQLSPLMKGEVLPITSSSQLEASYEDIKRSRSVLNSLFSGALAGAVAKTAVAPLDRTKIIFQVSSARFSAKEAYKLIYRTYLKDGFLSLWRGNSATMVRVIPYAAIQFCAHEQYKRLLGGYCGFQGKALPPIPRLVAGSLAGITAAMLTYPLDMVRARMAVTPKEMYSNILHIFVRISREEGLKTLYRGFTPTILGVVPYAGLSFFTYETLKNLHAEQSGRLQPYSYERLAFGACAGLIGQSASYPLDVVRRRMQTAGVTGHTYGTILGTMREIVSEEGVVRGLYKGLSMNWVKGPVAVGISFTTFDLTQILLRKLYQKG, encoded by the exons ATGAGTGGTGAATCCGCGGGGATGGGAAGTGGAGTCCAGAAACAGCTGTCCCCGCTGATGAAAGGAGAGGTGCTGCCTATCACTTCCTCCAGCCAGTTGGAAGCAAGCTATGAG GACATCAAGCGCAGTCGATCAGTCCTCAACTCGCTTTTCTCTGGGGCTTTAGCCGGAGCCGTGGCCAAGACCGCCGTGGCCCCGTTGGACAGAACGAAAATCATCTTCCAAG TGTCCTCAGCAAGATTCTCTGCCAAG GAAGCTTATAAGCTGATCTACCGCACCTACCTGAAGGATGGCTTCCTCAGTTTGTGGAGGGGGAACTCCGCTACGATGGTGCGAGTCATCCCGTACGCTGCTATCCAGTTCTGTGCACATGAGCAGTACAAAAGGCTGCTGGGGGGATATTGTGGCTTCCAGGGGAA GGCCCTCCCTCCAATCCCCAGGTTGGTGGCTGGGTCTCTGGCTGGGATCACAGCTGCCATGCTGACCTATCCTCTGGACATGGTGAGGGCCAGAATGGCTGTCACTCCCAAGGAAAT gtacagcaacattttacatatttttgtgcGAATCTCTCGAGAAGAGGGCTTGAAGACGTTATATCGAGGTTTCACTCCAACTATCCTTGGTGTCGTACCCTATGCTGGTCTCAGCTTCTTTACTTATGAAACGCTAAAAAATTTGCATGCAG AGCAGAGCGGACGCTTGCAGCCTTACTCCTACGAGCGTCTGGCTTTTGGAGCCTGCGCCGGCCTGATCGGCCAGTCGGCGTCCTACCCTCTGGATGTGGTGAGGCGGCGTATGCAGACCGCAGGGGTCACAGGTCACACGTACGGCACCATCCTGGGCACCATGAGGGAAATCGTGTCCGAGGAGGGGGTTGTCCGAGGCCTGTACAAAGGTCTCAGCATGAACTGGGTCAAAGGACCTGTCGCAGTGGGGATCAGCTTCACTACCTTTGACCTTACACAGATCCTCCTGAGGAAGCTGTATCAAAAGGGATAA